The following coding sequences are from one Cenarchaeum symbiosum A window:
- a CDS encoding citrate lyase beta subunit (COG2301), protein MAQIFRSLIFVPGNNAKFLENAKTLPADIVCLDLEDSVPGPEKDQARKMVGGAVTKRGFGASVFVRINPSTTSVADEDLREITREGLAGVVVPKVDRPEDLKRIEVLLEGLERERGLARTDIIPSIESPGGVRNCYEIASYSERIPAVVFGIFDLLHNMGIEYTKKGRGAMHARARVALDAAAARVVAIDGIWQDTKDDEGLREDCRRGRSLGYKGKSVIHPSQIDTVHEEFKPNAAEIEWSKRVCGAYLESMKKGRGATTLDGLMIDEVHYKRADALLKAAGEPAEG, encoded by the coding sequence ATGGCCCAGATATTTCGCAGCCTCATATTTGTGCCAGGCAACAATGCAAAGTTTCTGGAAAATGCCAAGACACTGCCCGCGGACATAGTATGCCTGGACCTTGAGGATTCTGTGCCCGGGCCCGAAAAGGACCAGGCCCGCAAGATGGTCGGCGGTGCAGTCACCAAGAGGGGCTTTGGCGCGTCCGTCTTTGTGAGGATAAACCCGTCGACGACGAGCGTCGCTGATGAGGACCTGCGGGAGATCACGCGGGAGGGGCTTGCCGGCGTGGTTGTCCCCAAGGTGGACCGGCCGGAGGACCTCAAGAGAATCGAGGTGCTCCTCGAGGGCCTGGAACGGGAGAGGGGCCTTGCACGCACGGACATCATACCATCGATAGAGTCGCCCGGGGGCGTTCGCAACTGCTATGAGATAGCGTCGTATTCCGAGCGCATACCGGCTGTCGTATTTGGCATATTCGACCTGCTTCATAACATGGGCATAGAGTACACAAAGAAGGGCAGGGGCGCCATGCACGCGCGGGCCCGGGTCGCCCTAGACGCTGCAGCAGCAAGGGTGGTGGCCATCGACGGGATCTGGCAGGACACAAAGGATGATGAGGGCCTGCGGGAGGACTGCCGGAGGGGCAGGTCCCTTGGCTACAAGGGCAAGAGCGTGATCCACCCGTCGCAGATAGATACAGTGCATGAAGAGTTCAAGCCCAATGCGGCCGAGATTGAATGGTCCAAGAGGGTCTGCGGGGCATACCTCGAATCGATGAAAAAGGGCAGGGGCGCCACCACCCTGGACGGCCTGATGATAGACGAGGTGCACTACAAGCGCGCCGACGCCCTCCTCAAGGCGGCAGGCGAGCCCGCAGAGGGCTGA
- a CDS encoding Zn-dependent oxidoreductase (COG0604), with amino-acid sequence MKAVVYEEYAPDDDYKKILRVKDIDEPKPRADEVIFTVKAAALNYNDIWGMRGQPVPVPLPHVSGSDAAGDVTAVGEDVKDIKIGDRVVSHSNMSCRICSACTDGREFDCIKRTIWGFQTGPNWGAFQESTHLPEVNVSRIPEGVSYEHAAAASMTILTSWHMLVGRARIRPGQTVLIMGGGSGVGSFGIQIAKLYNCDVIATASPDKLDKCKELGADYAVDHRKEDWHKEVRAITKEIAKRKGEAPGIDVSFDHIGQTHWNKQLTLLKYGATLVSCGATTGYDAKTDLRHIFFKGTNILGSTQGTKAELDQALYWMGQGKIKAAIDSTYSFGQAAEAHAKMLSGKGLFGKILMKPEGA; translated from the coding sequence ATGAAGGCTGTAGTCTACGAGGAGTATGCACCGGATGATGATTACAAAAAGATACTCCGCGTAAAGGACATCGACGAGCCCAAGCCCCGGGCCGACGAGGTGATCTTTACCGTCAAGGCGGCAGCTTTAAACTACAACGACATCTGGGGGATGCGCGGCCAGCCTGTCCCGGTCCCGCTGCCGCACGTCTCGGGCTCTGACGCGGCAGGCGACGTGACCGCGGTGGGCGAGGACGTCAAGGACATAAAGATAGGCGACAGGGTCGTCTCGCACTCCAACATGTCGTGCAGGATATGCAGCGCCTGCACAGACGGCAGGGAGTTTGACTGCATCAAGAGGACCATCTGGGGCTTCCAGACGGGCCCGAACTGGGGCGCCTTTCAAGAGTCCACGCACCTGCCCGAGGTCAACGTATCGAGGATACCGGAGGGCGTAAGCTACGAGCACGCGGCGGCCGCATCAATGACCATACTGACGTCCTGGCACATGCTAGTCGGCAGGGCAAGGATCAGGCCGGGCCAGACCGTGCTGATAATGGGCGGCGGCTCGGGCGTGGGGAGCTTTGGCATACAGATAGCAAAACTGTACAACTGCGACGTGATAGCCACCGCCAGCCCCGACAAGCTCGACAAGTGCAAGGAGCTGGGGGCGGACTATGCGGTGGACCACCGCAAGGAGGACTGGCACAAGGAGGTCCGGGCGATAACCAAGGAGATAGCCAAGAGAAAGGGCGAGGCGCCGGGCATAGACGTCTCGTTCGACCACATAGGGCAGACCCACTGGAACAAGCAGCTCACCCTGCTGAAATACGGCGCGACGCTCGTCTCATGCGGGGCCACCACAGGATACGACGCAAAGACCGACCTGCGCCACATATTCTTCAAGGGGACAAACATACTCGGTTCCACCCAGGGCACCAAGGCGGAGCTCGACCAGGCGCTCTACTGGATGGGGCAGGGCAAGATCAAGGCTGCGATAGACTCGACATACTCCTTCGGCCAGGCGGCCGAGGCGCACGCCAAGATGCTCTCCGGCAAGGGCCTCTTTGGCAAGATACTGATGAAGCCCGAAGGCGCCTGA